A region of the Atribacteraceae bacterium genome:
TTCGGGAAAGCGGGGGGTTGGATCGTACCTACCTGGACAAGCTGAGGAACGTGCTAGCTTCCAACGCATTCTGGATTTTACTGGCCGAGGTAGGCCTGCTCCTCCTTTATATCTTCGTGCTGTTGGGCCGACTGCATTTCGCCGTGGCCACGGTCATTTACCTTTTTTCAGCCATGTTCGTGGTGCGAGCGGCAGCATGGTATACCATGGCCGTTATTTCCGTTGCCGTGTCCGTGGGTGTCACCTATCT
Encoded here:
- a CDS encoding tripartite tricarboxylate transporter TctB family protein produces the protein MRKHDFVASLVLLGFGAWMLVQSVRMIFVDLPGVKRVGWFIAPGVFPFILSTGIVIMALSLMVTTLRESGGLDRTYLDKLRNVLASNAFWILLAEVGLLLLYIFVLLGRLHFAVATVIYLFSAMFVVRAAAWYTMAVISVAVSVGVTYLFGNLFRIPLP